One window of Ziziphus jujuba cultivar Dongzao chromosome 5, ASM3175591v1 genomic DNA carries:
- the LOC107421154 gene encoding thiamine-repressible mitochondrial transport protein THI74 yields the protein MGWKYRAGLLLIAAVVVIWVTSAEVTQDIFTDYKQPFAVTYLGASLMVIYLPIALIKDWFCNLLKHRSSKGGKGAESISDFSLKYNGGQKDFELEHQGTLTRKDSEATLSPHAEGRPLVSRHKEDLDVLKHDKELTTKEIARYGFYIAPIWFVTEYLSNAALARTSVASTTVLSSTSGLFTLFIGAFLGQDSLNVAKVLAVFVSMAGVVMTTLGKTWASDESELGASANGKRSLVGDLFGLLSAMSYGLFTVLLKKFAGEEGERVDVQKLFGYIGLFTLVALWWLVWPLTALGIEPKFQIPHSARVDEIVIANGLVGSVLSDYFWALCVVWTTPLVATLGMSLTIPLAMVADMVIHGRHYSAVYILGSTQVFAGFVIANLSGWLSKKLGL from the exons aTGGGTTGGAAATACAGGGCTGGGTTGCTCCTCATAGCTGCTGTTGTTGTCATTTGGGTTACCTCTGCAGAGGTCACCCAG GATATATTTACAGACTACAAGCAGCCATTTGCTGTAACGTATCTTGGAGCTTCACTTATGGTAATTTACCTCCCAATAGCATTGATTAAGGATTGGTTCTGTAATTTACTGAAACATCGATCTTCAAAAGGTGGTAAAGGTGCAGAAAGCATAAGTGATTTTTCTCTAAAATACAATGGAGGGCAGAAAGACTTTGAATTGGAGCATCAAGGGACTTTGACTAGAAAAGACAGTGAAGCAACCCTTTCACCACATGCAGAAGGAAGGCCATTGGTTTCTAGACATAAAGAAGATTTGGATGTCCTGAAACATGATAAAGAGCTTACAACCAAGGAAATTGCTCGTTATGGATTTTATATAGCCCCAATCTGGTTTGTTACAGAG TATTTATCAAATGCTGCACTTGCACGAACAAGTGTTGCAAGTACAACTGTATTGTCCTCTACATCAGGACTCTTTACTCTTTTTATTGGAGCATTTCTTGGACAGGATTCTTTAAATGTAGCCAAAGTGCTTGCTGTCTTTGTTAGCATGGCAGGTGTTGTAATGACGACTCTGGGAAAAACTTGGGCTTCAGATGAGTCAGAATTAGGTGCTTCTGC AAATGGGAAGCGCTCTCTTGTTGGTGATCTTTTTggccttctctcagctatgtcATATGGTCTATTTACAG TGCTGCTAAAAAAGTTCGCTGGTGAAGAAGGTGAAAGGGTTGATGTGCAAAAATTGTTTGGATACATTGGATTGTTCACACTTGTAGCACTGTGGTGGCTTG TTTGGCCATTGACAGCCTTGGGAATTGAGCCTAAGTTTCAAATTCCTCATTCTGCTAGAGTGGATGAAATTGTTATTGCCAATGGCTTAGTGGGAAGTGTACTCTCTGACTACTTTTG GGCACTGTGTGTGGTATGGACAACCCCACTGGTGGCCACCTTGGGCATGTCCCTAACCATTCCTCTTGCTATGGTGGCTGACATGGTGATCCATGGCCGTCATTATTCAGCAGTTTACATTCTTGGCTCAACTCAG GTGTTTGCAGGTTTCGTAATAGCTAATCTTTCCGGCTGGCTTTCTAAGAAGTTGGGCTTATAA